CATCGTATCAATGCACTCGGAGCGGCACTGGAACATCCTTGCTTTGCCGAAAAAAAAGAAGATTTTAATCCGGCTGAGATGCCGAATCTGGATAAACGGCGCCTAGCAATACTTGGCGATAATTCGATTGATTGGATAATTGCGCAAAACGCAGCTCTGTTTGGCGCAGGTTTGGCCGTACCATTGGATAAACAGCTCAGCGGAGTGGAAATGTCACGGCTTTTGGAACGGGCCAGATGTCGCAAAATTTTTATAGACGCGGGTAAATATGAGCTAATAGATTATATTCTGCAAAATCCCGGCACGATTACCGACCTTATTTTGATCGGCCACGCTGCACTAAAAGTCGAATGCACGCATGCGGCGGCTTATTTGGCCGAGACAGAGGATGAAACATGTTTAACAAATGAACTTAGTCCTGGCAAGAACGTACGTATTTGGCGTATCGCCGAACTTGAAGAGTACGGTTCAAAACGTTTGGCTGCCGGGAAGAGTGCGTTCCCGGACACATCTATAGATCCGACTGCGCCGGCTGCCATATTTTTTACTTCTGGTACAACGGCGGCATCCAAGGGAGTGATGTTGAGTCATCGCAATATCTCGCATGTGGAATATATTTGCCGCACTTCCATCGACCTGCCTTGTGACGGCGCGGTTTTGTCGGTTTTGCCTTTGCACCATACGTTGGAAAATTCAGCCCAATATGTTATGTGGTCCCATCATCAGACTGTAGTTTTCAACAACGGGCTGCGTTATATAGGCACAAATCTGAAAAAATTTCCTATAGTTTTCGTCGTAACCGTACCACTGTTGCTTGACAATATCAAACGACAAATTGAACACAATGTGGCCAAACTTGGAAAAATGGAAAAATTCGAGTTTATGCGTCGCACCTGTCGTCGACTTCTGCGTTTGGGCATAGATTTACGTCCTTTTGTATTTAAAAAAGTACGCAAAGCGGTTGGCCCTGCTCTTTCAACTTTTATTGTCGGGGCTGCGGCTTTGAAACCAGAAACGGAAACATTTTTTCAGGACTTGGGCTTTAACGTCTTCGTCGGTTACGGTTTGACGGAAACGGCGCCGATTCTCACTTGTAACTCGCAAAAATTGCAGGTGCAGGGTAGTGTCGGCGGCACGGCCACCGGGGTGGAATTGCGTATTGACGCGGATGGTGACGGAGAGGGCGAAGTTTTCGTGCGCTGTCCTAACTTGATGATCGGATATTATGAAGATGAGGCGGCAACTAAAGCGGCTATTGATGAAGAAGGGTGGTTCCATACCGGTGATGTCGGATATCTTGATGCCAAAGGCGCACTTTTTATTACTGGAAGAGTGAAATCTATGATCGTTTTGACCAACGGCAAAAAAGTGTTTCCGGAAGAAGTGGAGTCGTTATTTGAAGATCAGGATTTGATCGATCAGGTAATGATTTTCGGGGGTAAAAGCAAACGTGATACGATTGATGTTTGCGCACTTCTCCGCTTACGGGCCGATCAAGTCGGTGAGGCGGAAGAACTTCCGGCGGAGTGCAAAGCCAAAATTGAAGCTGAAATTGCCAGAATTAACTCGATTGTGCCGCCATACAAATCTATAAAATATTGGACTTGGACTACAGATAATTTTGTCATGACTTCCACTTTAAAAGTAAAGCGTGAACCTACAATGACCAAATTGTTGAAAGGGTTGGGCGAAAATGAAGCTGCGTGGCGTGAGGTTTCGGGGCATAGAGTCAAACTTCGGTAACTCTAGACGACGGAACCACAAGAAAATGCCGTGGCGTCCGCTTCATCCGGGTGGGCTCAGCCAGACCCGGCTGCCGTTTCCCTCGGCCAAACTATGTCTGGCTCAAAATCATTGCTTCCAGCTTTCTCGCTGCCATACTAAGCGGTTGATCCTTACGCCTGATCAGGACCAAGCGGCGCATCGGAACTTTTTCTATCAGGTCGATTTGATGCACGCCTTCAGTTCCTTTTAAAAATTCCCGCGGTACAAAGCCGATACCCAAATCGGCTTTTACCATTGGCAATATTTGGTCGGCGGTAAAGGCTTCAATATCCGGCTTGTATTTTAAATTGTGTTTAGCAAAAAAATCAGCGTAAAACTCAAATGATTTGGTATCTTGTCC
This is a stretch of genomic DNA from Mageeibacillus indolicus UPII9-5. It encodes these proteins:
- a CDS encoding AMP-binding protein, whose amino-acid sequence is MNVQFPNFAGRYDDLRQILTDSVCHHPERIAYIELPPNAEPIKLNYRDLLHRINALGAALEHPCFAEKKEDFNPAEMPNLDKRRLAILGDNSIDWIIAQNAALFGAGLAVPLDKQLSGVEMSRLLERARCRKIFIDAGKYELIDYILQNPGTITDLILIGHAALKVECTHAAAYLAETEDETCLTNELSPGKNVRIWRIAELEEYGSKRLAAGKSAFPDTSIDPTAPAAIFFTSGTTAASKGVMLSHRNISHVEYICRTSIDLPCDGAVLSVLPLHHTLENSAQYVMWSHHQTVVFNNGLRYIGTNLKKFPIVFVVTVPLLLDNIKRQIEHNVAKLGKMEKFEFMRRTCRRLLRLGIDLRPFVFKKVRKAVGPALSTFIVGAAALKPETETFFQDLGFNVFVGYGLTETAPILTCNSQKLQVQGSVGGTATGVELRIDADGDGEGEVFVRCPNLMIGYYEDEAATKAAIDEEGWFHTGDVGYLDAKGALFITGRVKSMIVLTNGKKVFPEEVESLFEDQDLIDQVMIFGGKSKRDTIDVCALLRLRADQVGEAEELPAECKAKIEAEIARINSIVPPYKSIKYWTWTTDNFVMTSTLKVKREPTMTKLLKGLGENEAAWREVSGHRVKLR